A single genomic interval of Homo sapiens chromosome 15, GRCh38.p14 Primary Assembly harbors:
- the CFAP161 gene encoding cilia- and flagella-associated protein 161 isoform X1, with translation MKDFLEKRDKGKLLIQRSRRLKQNLLRPMQLSVTEDGYIHYGDKVMLVNPDDPDTEADVFLRGDLSLCMTPDEIQSHLKDELEVPCGLSAVQAKTPIGRNTFIILSVHRDATGQVLRYGQDFCLGITGGFDNKMLYLSSDHRTLLKSSKRSWLQEVYLTDEVSHVNCWQAAFPDPQLRLEYEGFPVPANAKILINHCHTNRGLAAHRHLFLSTYFGKEAEVVAHTYLDSHRVEKPRNHWMLVTGNPRDASSSMLDLPKPPTEDTRAMEQAMGLDTQ, from the exons ATGCAACTTTCCGTAACTGAAGATGGCTATATTCATTACGGTGACAAAGTGATGCTTGTGAATCCTGATGATCCTGACACAGAAGCTGATGTGTTTCTGCGTGGGGACCTGAGCCTGTGTATGACTCCAGATGAAATTCAGTCCCATCTGAAAGACGAATTAGAGGTACCCTGTGGCCTGAGCGCAGTTCAAGCCAAGACCCCAATTGGCAGAAACACTTTTATCATTTTGAG TGTACACAGAGATGCCACTGGTCAAGTCCTTAGATATGGGCAGGACTTTTGCCTGGGGATAACAGGAGGATTTGACAACAAAATG TTGTATTTGTCAAGTGACCACAGGACCCTCCTGAAATCGTCTAAGAGGTCTTGGCTCCAGGAAGTGTACCTAACAGATGAGGTCTCCCATGTGAACTGCTGGCAGGCTGCCTTCCCTGACCCCCAGTTACGCCTGGAATATGAAGGCTTCCCCGTCCCG GCAAATGCTAAAATTCTCATCAATCACTGTCACACAAATCGGGGACTGGCAGCCCACCGGCATCTTTTCTTAAG CACCTATTTTGgaaaggaggctgaggttgtagcTCACACATACCTGGATTCACATAGAGTTGAGAAACCAAGGAACCACTGGATGTTGGTTACTGGGAATCCCAGGGATGCCTCGTCCTCCATGTTGGATCTGCCCAAACCACCCACAGAGGACACTCGAGCCATGGAGCAGGCCATGGGCCTTGACACGCAGTAA